From the genome of Methanofollis sp. UBA420:
CGTCCAGGATCCGTTCCATGATCACGACCGCTGTGGCATCGCCGAGGCTCACACCGGCACGGTAGAGTTCATGGACCCTGACCGGTTCCCCTCCGGCCTGGGAGGGCGTGATCGCTGCAATGAGGAGGTTTGCAAAGACCGCATTGAGACAGTGGAAAAAACCGACATCATACCCGAGAGACCGGGACATCGCCTTCATCCGCATGGCCCAGAACCCGAGTGCGACGATATGGGCCAGCAGGGCAAGGAGAAGGTAGAACGGATTGAGCCGTGCGAGGTATTCCAGCGTGGTCTCGTCGAATGTAAAATACAGGACAAGTATGAGCACGATAGTGCTGAAGGCAATGGATACCCCGAGCCACTTCCACTGAGACTTTTTCATCCGGCCTCCGCAAGCACCCCCGAAATCAGCAGGGTACGGTATTTGCTCCTCTAAGTTTACGGGACGGTACTATAAACCCTTTGAGGATTGACGGCACAAAACGGGCATTCATACCGTGAATATCTCCCGTGAGCCGGTAATCACAAAGAGGCCGGCCTGAACCCCGGCATCAAGCCATCCGTACCCGTACGAATACCACCCAAGGGCCTCAGCACGTCGCCCGCACCCGGCATGGCCCTGCCCGTCTGCAAGGGCCGACCGACCTGCCTCACGCACCCGGCATGCGGCGGAGAACATCGGGGTCTCCGCGTCGGGGGCCGGTTCGACAGACGAGAGGGCCTGCGAGAGGAGACGCTCGTACCGGGCAGTCTTCTCCTCAAGGTGGCCGGCAAGGGACGGCGGGATAGGCGCCGCAAAGTCGTACGAGGAAGGGACAGCCCGCCCGCCGTACAGGCCGAGATATGCCCCGGCGTCCAGCCAGCCGAAGGCATAGGCAAAACTCGCATGGGCATTCACGAGGTCGCCCCGCTCCGCAAAGACCCGCCCGTCGGAGAGGTACGACTCGGCCATTCTGAGGACACAGGCCTCGACCTGTGCAAGCGCCGATCCCTCCGGGACGGCAGGGACAATCGCACAGAGAGCCGCCTCCAGGGCGTCGCCGGAGAAGGGAGAGGTCATAGGCCAGCAAAGGCCGAGAGATATTCCCTCTCCATCACGTGGAGTTCGCCCGGGACGACGAGGATATGGAGGGGGCCGCCGAAGTCCACGCCGGCAAGCGCCTCAGCCGTACCGGCCGCGACGACAGGCGCAGGCGACCCGGCCCGCGCCACGCCGATATACAGCGGGACCGAGATGCCGCGGTCCGCTGCCATCTTCTCCAGCATCGCCACCGCCTCAGGGACACGCATGTACCGGTCCGGCTGGATGTCCAGGTACACCAGGGTGTGGAGATTTTCGGCCATATTGTGCTCGATCACCTCGATCGGCGTCGTCGGCGCCCACTTCCCGTAAGGGAACGGAAGGGAGCAGGACTTGCCGAACCGGTAGTTCTGCAGCCCGGTCAGCCCGCAGACCGCGCTCACGATCGAGGCGCCGTGGATGATCGCCGTCTCGACCCCCATCGCCGCCGCCCTGATCCGCAGGTCGATGTGAGTGGTCGAGACCATCGGGTCACCGGCCGTCAGGAAAGCGACGTCCTCGTCCTTCGCCAGCGCAAGAAAAGACTCCGGATGTCCCTCGACATCGTCACGGTACAGGTACCGCACCTTCTTCCCGAAGAGTGCTTCCATCTTCTCGGGCGTCGCCCCGGTCAGCACCGAGGTATAGTGTTCGAGAAAAACATGATCAGCCCGCCTGATCCGTTCCAGACCCTTCAGGGAGAGGTCGGTCTCGTCATAGAGGCCAAGTCCGATAAATGTCAGCATAGTGCATCACTCATGGGGGGTACAGGGCACATCTATCTTGTGGAGAGGAGGGAGACGCGGCCTCACGCCGGGTCTGTGCTCCGGGTGATCAGACAGACCAGGGCGTCGAGCACGCCCATCGCCCCGTCCGGGTCCAGGGCCGAGAAGGGATGGAGCGGCGTCTCCTCAGGGAGAGAGAGGGCCACCCGCAGGTCCCGGTCAGGCACCCTCTCAGGAAGATCGCCCTTGTTCACCGCCACGACAAAGGGCGCGTCCATCTCCCTGATCTCGTCCAGGATCGCACGCGCCCGGCCGAAAGACGCCGTGCTGGTGCCGTCCACCATGAAGACGACGCCGGTCGCGTTGGTGAGCAGGTGCCTGATGATCGGCCCGAAGTGCTCCTGACCGGGCGTACCCATCAGGGTGAGGTCAAAACCCCGGCAGGTGACATGGGGATGGCCGACGTCCATCGCCACCGTCGTCGGTGACCCCGAGACACTTATCCGGTCGGACGAGACCGACGTCTCCGAGAGTGTCCTGATGAATGTGGTCTTCCCCGCGTCCACCGGGCCGGTGACGACGATCTTCGGGAGATAGGGGATGAGGTAGCCGTCGTCCCCGACCACGAAGGGGAGGGGCATGTCAGGGGCGCGGGTCCAGGACAGGTGTTCTATCCTGAAGTGGTTCAGAAAAAGGAAGTTCTCAAACCCCTCGCCCACCGAGAGCACCAGGTCGAAGGGAATGCCGGCCGAAAGCGCCCCGAGGTGGTCGCGGTCATAGAGGTTGAGGTATTCCACATAGAGGGTCAGACCGAGCCTGCGGCACACCCCGACAAAGAGGGCGAGGGCCTCCTCGGTCCCGAGGGCGTCGCAGATCCGGTTGCAGTAGAGGAAGACGGTATCGATCCCGCAGTCCGCGGCAAGGGAGGCGACGAGGTCATCCCACGCCGCCGCCTCAGACAGGGGAGTGGCCGCCCTGTTCCCGTGGATCTCGTCGAAGACGGAAACGTCAAGGAGATCGAGGTGTTCCTCCGGGGAAAGGGCATAGGGTGTCCCCGAGAGGTCGGCACGATAGGCACCGGCCGTCGTGTACGGGACGATCACAAGGCAGCGCCGGCCCAGGTCGTGCGCACTCCTGAGGGCGCTGTACAGTAACTGCTGACCGTCGACGCCAGGAGCAAGGGAGAAGAGCGCCAGACCTCCCGGCGGCATGCCGCCGCCCAGCAGTTCGTCGAGCGCCGGGATACCAATCGGGATCATGGCTCCACCACCAGGTCGTCGCCTTCAAAGTGGTAGCGCACCCGCGGGGAGACCCTACCCGAGAGGTCCTGATAACGCAGGGC
Proteins encoded in this window:
- the dph5 gene encoding diphthine synthase, which translates into the protein MLTFIGLGLYDETDLSLKGLERIRRADHVFLEHYTSVLTGATPEKMEALFGKKVRYLYRDDVEGHPESFLALAKDEDVAFLTAGDPMVSTTHIDLRIRAAAMGVETAIIHGASIVSAVCGLTGLQNYRFGKSCSLPFPYGKWAPTTPIEVIEHNMAENLHTLVYLDIQPDRYMRVPEAVAMLEKMAADRGISVPLYIGVARAGSPAPVVAAGTAEALAGVDFGGPLHILVVPGELHVMEREYLSAFAGL
- a CDS encoding GTP-binding protein, encoding MIPIGIPALDELLGGGMPPGGLALFSLAPGVDGQQLLYSALRSAHDLGRRCLVIVPYTTAGAYRADLSGTPYALSPEEHLDLLDVSVFDEIHGNRAATPLSEAAAWDDLVASLAADCGIDTVFLYCNRICDALGTEEALALFVGVCRRLGLTLYVEYLNLYDRDHLGALSAGIPFDLVLSVGEGFENFLFLNHFRIEHLSWTRAPDMPLPFVVGDDGYLIPYLPKIVVTGPVDAGKTTFIRTLSETSVSSDRISVSGSPTTVAMDVGHPHVTCRGFDLTLMGTPGQEHFGPIIRHLLTNATGVVFMVDGTSTASFGRARAILDEIREMDAPFVVAVNKGDLPERVPDRDLRVALSLPEETPLHPFSALDPDGAMGVLDALVCLITRSTDPA
- a CDS encoding DUF357 domain-containing protein: MTSPFSGDALEAALCAIVPAVPEGSALAQVEACVLRMAESYLSDGRVFAERGDLVNAHASFAYAFGWLDAGAYLGLYGGRAVPSSYDFAAPIPPSLAGHLEEKTARYERLLSQALSSVEPAPDAETPMFSAACRVREAGRSALADGQGHAGCGRRAEALGWYSYGYGWLDAGVQAGLFVITGSREIFTV